In Gossypium hirsutum isolate 1008001.06 chromosome D06, Gossypium_hirsutum_v2.1, whole genome shotgun sequence, one genomic interval encodes:
- the LOC107917432 gene encoding transcription factor E2FB-like gives MISEEYCLFVTKEDIKSLPCFQNEMLIAIKAPHGTTLEVPDPDEDDDSLQRRYRIVLRSSMGPIDDYLVSEIEEKFEEIQGVGLPSNLPSTSGLDENPAASMVTEESREVETQGQYINGMCSDHHVSQDFVSGIMKIVPSDLDVRSENKHVAFQISYSFDRLKILIR, from the exons atGATTTCAGAAGAGTATTGCCTTTTTGTTACCAAGGAAGATATCAAGAGCTTACCTTGTTTCCAG AACGAAATGTTGATTGCCATTAAAGCTCCGCACGGAACCACTTTGGAAGTCCCTGATCCTGACGAA GATGATGATTCTCTCCAAAGGAGATACCGGATTGTCCTTAGAAGCTCAATGGGTCCTATAGATGATTACCTTGTCAG TGAAATTGAGGAGAAATTTGAAGAGATACAAGGTGTTGGTCTGCCATCAAACTTACCGTCTACTTCAGGCTTGGATGAGAACCCAGCAGCAAGTATGGTAACGGAAGAGAGTAGAGAGGTCGAAACACAGGGCCAATATATTAATGGAATGTGCTCAGATCATCATGTCTCACAGGACTTTGTAAGCGGGATCATGAAGATTGTTCCCTCAGATCTTGATGTAAGATCAGAAAACAAACACGTTGCCTTTCAGATATCATATTCCTTTGATCGTCTCAAAATACTCATACGATGA
- the LOC107917433 gene encoding dof zinc finger protein DOF5.4, protein MQDTHSIGGGHIFSGGGGLCYGRLRPQNHQALECPRCDSLNTKFCYYNSYNLSRPRYFCKSCRRYWTKGGVLRNVPVVGGCRKARHSKIKPSATITVAATAVQPQLLQQQHCNQLKENTHSSSESSSFTATNFNVPATNNNNDSGSSTAEAAPAVTSHSSLINVSDSKFYESPNDLGFTEMESFTSLMTWSNNKTVPFGFGNLFSEQGQWQQLQQQPKMVSTGVEELTMGLLDPTVEIELANLDNRSKGGDCGGFGPLDWEGSGDQGTTLLDLSNGDQTYWDQNQ, encoded by the coding sequence ATGCAAGACACCCACTCGATTGGAGGTGGCCATATATTCAGCGGCGGCGGAGGACTCTGTTACGGTAGGTTGCGGCCGCAGAACCACCAAGCACTCGAGTGTCCCCGCTGCGACTCTCTCAATACAAAATTCTGTTACTACAACAGCTACAACCTCTCTCGGCCACGTTATTTCTGTAAGAGCTGCCGTCGTTACTGGACGAAAGGTGGCGTACTTCGAAACGTCCCCGTCGTCGGCGGTTGTCGTAAAGCCAGGCACTCGAAAATCAAACCATCCGCAACCATCACAGTCGCCGCCACCGCTGTACAGCCACAGCTCCTCCAGCAGCAACACTGTAATCAACTTAAAGAGAATACTCATTCCAGCAGCGAGAGTTCCAGTTTTACCGCAACCAATTTTAACGTACCAGCGACGAATAATAATAATGACTCCGGCAGCAGCACCGCCGAAGCGGCTCCGGCGGTAACGTCTCATTCGAGCTTGATAAACGTAAGCGATTCGAAATTTTACGAAAGTCCTAATGATTTAGGGTTTACTGAGATGGAGAGTTTTACGAGCTTGATGACTTGGTCGAACaataaaacggtgccgtttggtTTCGGTAATTTATTCAGTGAGCAAGGACAATGGCAGCAACTGCAACAGCAGCCAAAAATGGTGAGCACGGGAGTGGAGGAACTCACAATGGGATTGCTTGATCCAACGGTAGAGATTGAGTTAGCAAATTTGGATAATAGATCTAAGGGTGGAGATTGTGGAGGATTTGGACCGTTGGATTGGGAAGGGAGTGGAGATCAAGGGACGACGTTGCTTGATCTTTCTAATGGTGATCAGACGTATTGGGATCAAAATCAGTAG